A stretch of Coccidioides posadasii str. Silveira chromosome 2, complete sequence DNA encodes these proteins:
- a CDS encoding uncharacterized protein (EggNog:ENOG410PPMP~COG:S): MTIEDTAHFSSPESPRLRPLGDASCTKFGLPPVSLGSGGSVSTGLQRLDVALALPTEPQPSPLGLGLSQRCLYDSAGGDGPAGGVQRGEVTEIVGPRASGKTVLAMSLAAEVLRSHRSVVWVDTAGPMCLSRLESLLHGKENVTEDGPSQATGRKSHLLQRLLHFHPLSLAHLVALVSHPPRGFPPENTGLIVIDSISCLFAAEFRPRLPKRLRETKLSRTEQAKLDKESRLYFNLIGSLVSDLRRLAVRFNCAVVVINEMASRFKPSTRPMLHEVISGFTWDAGVTTRVLLYWHWLPWEMRETTKGKGVRIAEVQKVGGMTLMGRSAKRIVPFVVGKASPDY, from the exons ATGACCATCGAAGACACCGCCCATTTCTCCAGTCCCGAAAGCC CCCGTTTGCGTCCACTTGGCGACGCGTCGTGCACCAAATTTGGTCTTCCCCCCGTGTCCCTGGGTAGTGGCGGGAGTGTGTCGACCGGCCTTCAGCGCTTAGATGTCGCCTTGGCCCTGCCGACGGAGCCGCAACCCTCACCTTTGGGACTTGGTTTGAGCCAGCGGTGTCTCTATGATTCCGCCGGCGGAGATGGGCCTGCGGGGGGAGTTCAGCGCGGAGAGGTGACGGAGATTGTGGGACCTAGAGCGTCGGGGAAGACGGTACTAGC GATGAGTTTGGCCGCGGAGGTGTTGCGATCGCATCGGAGCGTTGTGTGGGTCG ATACCGCGGGCCCAATGTGTCTCTCTCGCCTGGAGTCGTTGCTGCACGGCAAGGAGAACGTCACTGAGGACGGACCATCCCAAGCGACGGGCAGGAAAagccatcttcttcaaaggcTCTTACACTTCCATCCGCTCTCCCTGGCGCATCTCGTGGCCCTGGTCTCCCATCCACCCCGTGGGTTTCCGCCTGAGAACACAGGTCTGATTGTGATCGATTCGATTTCGTGCCTCTTTGCAGCTGAATTCCGACCCAGACTCCCCAAACGACTCCGCGAGACGAAATTATCCCGCACGGAGCAGGCCAAGCTGGACAAGGAGTCGAGACTGTACTTCAACCTTATTGGAAGCCTAGTGTCTGATCTACGAAGACTCGCCGTTCGCTTCAACTgtgctgttgttgttatCAATGAGATGGCCTCGCGGTTCAAACCATCGACGAGACCGATGCTCCACGAGGTTATTTCGGGGTTTACCTGGGACGCTGGCGTTACGACAAGAGTTCTTTTATACTGGCATTGGCTGCCGTGGGAGATGCGAGAGACAACAAAAGGAAAGGGCGTTCGGATTGCGGAGGTACAGAAGGTTGGTGGAATGACACTTATGGGGAGATCGGCGAAGCGGATTGTTCCCTTTGTAGTTGGAAAGGCGAGTCCTGATTATTGA
- a CDS encoding uncharacterized protein (EggNog:ENOG410PPMP~COG:S) produces the protein MKQSTPHGGMEKRKLDEFDSTPSHRPKLEPTIEIVSPDADDDDDEILDPLPGATEEDYEVPDSESEFDVDEMISIGSRTPSNRVEPDVELLVQHLDNEAVYE, from the coding sequence ATGAAACAGAGTACGCCCCATGGTGGCATGGAAAAGCGGAAACTTGACGAGTTCGATAGTACTCCGAGTCATAGACCTAAGCTGGAGCCGACGATCGAGATCGTCAGTCCGGATGcggacgatgacgatgacgaaaTCCTCGATCCATTACCAGGTGCCACCGAGGAAGACTACGAAGTTCCAGATAGCGAGAGCGAGTTCGACGTCGACGAAATGATATCGATTGGCTCCAGAACGCCGTCCAACCGAGTTGAACCGGATGTGGAACTTCTTGTCCAGCATCTCGACAACGAGGCAGTCTATGAATGA
- a CDS encoding uncharacterized protein (EggNog:ENOG410PKYB~COG:S~TransMembrane:1 (o12-36i)~BUSCO:5900at33183) codes for MLRLTGVIPRFGLTVSVSLLIVYFICVAPLAFLLYIELTDRRSRSRQPRGCRKLGLKSCSNLADEHSYNTRGVHKRSKDHAGKKIKVKALIVYPIKSCAGVEFNFIDGTDTGLMYDRQFAFAEYVETRNAEGESKTNGSAEKNATTGRWDCRTLRDGKFSRMALVRPEIWIPDPSLPSYSPKAPAVRSKGVLVINYPRIATSFLTKLGMKLNLCSREESFQVPLYPPDGEYPSIPFRIFRDTPNAYNYGDHIPSSLATFLGSTKPLSLFRVDPDHYRPVRGNAPPAADLGFEPTMGFPDEYPVQMQNLASIRNIAEQVRYAIPKFSVRRFRPNIVLEGLEAYDEDDWKRIRIVQGPRSRKAPPSSAEGDRGDERKDEGKGVDVIVACRTVRCRLPNVDPDTGERHQVEPDKTLRSMRNIDAGAGKSGCLGMMLVPVARKFTLHVGDEIEVRERGEHFYVKG; via the exons ATGCTACGGTTGACGGGGGTTATACCTCGCTTCGGCCTCACCGTTTCCGTTTCCCTCCTCATCGTTTACTTTATCTGCGTCGCACCCCTTGCTTTCCTTCTTTACATCGAACTCACAGATCGCCGCTCTCGATCTCGACAGCCGAGAGGATGCCGGAAACTAGGACTGAAATCCTGTTCCAACTTAGCCGATGAACATTCCTACAACACGCGGGGGGTACATAAACGCTCCAAGGATCATGCGGGGAAGAAGATCAAAGTCAAGGCTCTCATCGTTTATCCTATTAAGAGCTGCGCCGGGGTGGAGTTCAACTTCATTGATGGCACCGACACGGGCTTGATGTACGATCGCCAGTTCGCCTTCGCGGAGTACGTTGAGACCCGGAACGCCGAAGGAGAGTCAAAGACGAATGGGTCAGCTGAAAAGAATGCCACCACCGGCCGTTGGGACTGCCGCACCCTTCGCGACGGCAAATTCAGCAGAATGGCCCTTGTCCGGCCGGAGATCTGGATTCCAGATCCTTCATTGCCATCGTACTCTCCCAAGGCTCCTGCGGTCCGTTCGAAGGGTGTCCTGGTGATCAACTACCCCAGAATCGCGACGAGTTTCTTGACCAAACTTGGCATGAAGCTCAATCTCTGCTCGCGAGAGGAATCGTTTCAAGTACCACTCTACCCGCCGGATGGCGAGTACCCTTCCATTCCATTCCGCATATTCAGAGACACACCCAACGCCTACAATTATGGCGACCACATCCCTTCTTCCCTGGCTACCTTCCTCGGAAGCACCAAACCACTCTCGCTATTTCGCGTTGATCCGGATCACTACCGCCCCGTGCGCGGGAACGCGCCACCCGCAGCGGACCTCGGATTCGAGCCAACGATGGGTTTTCCGGATGAGTACCCGGTTCAAATGCAAAACCTAGCCAGTATCAGGAACATCGCGGAACAGGTTCGGTACGCAATTCCCAAGTTTTCTGTCCGCAGGTTCCGGCCGAATATCGTGCTTGAAGGATTAGAAGCGTACGATGAGGATGACTGGAAGCGCATTCGCATCGTGCAGGGTCCACGGAGCAGGAAAGCGCCTCCTTCATCTGCCGAAGGCGATCGAGGCGATGAACGCAAAGACGAAGGAAAAGGTGTTGATGTCATAGTTGCGTGTCGCACCGTGAGATGTCGGCTCCCGAACGTTGACCCAGACACGGGCGAGAGACATCAGGTCGAGCCGGATAAGACGCTGAGGTCGATGAGGAACATCGACGCGGGGGCGGGGAAGAGTGGGTGTTTGGGAATGATGCTTGTGCCTGTTGCTCGAA AATTCACTCTCCATGTCGGTGATGAGATCGAGGTccgagagagaggagagcaTTTCTACGTCAAAGGTTGA